Proteins encoded within one genomic window of Patescibacteria group bacterium:
- the rplU gene encoding 50S ribosomal protein L21 gives MIKIAVIKTGGKQYKVKEKDKLKIEKIKGEKGDPVFFDKVLLAADDKKVEVGAPVLKGKKVEAKIIEQGRDKKVLVVKYKRKTRYKKKYGHRQPFTKVEILKI, from the coding sequence ATGATCAAAATAGCAGTTATAAAAACAGGCGGGAAGCAATATAAGGTTAAAGAAAAAGACAAATTAAAAATAGAAAAGATTAAAGGTGAAAAAGGCGATCCTGTGTTTTTTGATAAGGTTTTGTTGGCTGCTGATGACAAGAAAGTTGAAGTTGGCGCTCCCGTGCTGAAAGGCAAAAAAGTTGAGGCTAAGATTATCGAGCAGGGGCGTGATAAAAAAGTTTTAGTGGTTAAGTATAAACGGAAAACCCGGTACAAGAAAAAGTACGGGCACAGGCAGCCGTTTACGAAGGTGGAGATTTTGAAGATTTAA